One window from the genome of Natator depressus isolate rNatDep1 chromosome 27, rNatDep2.hap1, whole genome shotgun sequence encodes:
- the CCR7 gene encoding LOW QUALITY PROTEIN: C-C chemokine receptor type 7 (The sequence of the model RefSeq protein was modified relative to this genomic sequence to represent the inferred CDS: substituted 1 base at 1 genomic stop codon): MLWDSWMRDAIAVXCIMLKLGNHFQTLFPGQMYITWVPLLIAITNIVLPPSLGKQVKVTVVLSLPFIFQFCTGNNVTDYYDSNVTVDYNMFESLCEKAEVRSFRAAFLPAMYSFICFVGLLGNGLVMLTYIYFKRLKTMTDIYLLNLALADILFLLTLPFWATSAAKYWLFGEFACKAVYCICKMSFFSGMLLLLAISIDRYFSIVQAASAHRLRSRMIFISKITCFSIWILAFVLSIPELVHSGVNSSETPRCSIIATTDLHKFDTGIKVSQMVFGFLVPLLVMSFCYFVIVKTLLQARNFEKNKAIKVIIAVVIVFIVFQLPYNGVMLAKTISAFNNTDSQCEKSKQLDVADDVTYTLACFRCCLNPFLYAFIGVKFRNDLFKLLKELGCLSQEQLWQLSSCRESRRFSIAMETETTTTFSP; the protein is encoded by the exons ATGCTTTGGGATTCATGGATGAGAGACGCTATAGCTGTGTAATGTATTATGTTAAAACTTGGAAACCATTTTCAAACTTTATTTCCAGGACAAATGTACATTACCTGGGTACCCCTCTT aatcgcAATCACTAATATTGTGCTTCCTCCTTCTCTAGGTAAACAGGTGAAGGTGACAGTTGTTTTGAGTCTTCCCTTCATTTTTCAG TTCTGCACAGGCAACAATGTCACGGACTACTATGACTCCAATGTCACTGTCGATTACAACATGTTCGAGAGTCTCTGTGAGAAGGCGGAGGTCCGGAGCTTCCGCGCTGCATTCCTCCCAGCTATGTACTCATTCATCTGCTTTGTTGGGCTCCTGGGGAATGGGCTGGTGATGCTGACCTACATCTACTTCAAGAGGCTCAAGACGATGACCGACATCTACCTGCTGAACCTGGCTTTAGCGGACATCCTCTTCCTACTGACACTCCCCTTCTGGGCCACGAGTGCAGCCAAGTACTGGCTTTTTGGGGAGTTTGCCTGCAAAGCCGTCTACTGCATCTGTAAGATGAGCTTCTTCAGCGggatgctgctgctcctggccatCAGCATTGACAGGTACTTCTCCATCGTCCAGGCCGCCTCCGCCCACCGTCTCCGCTCCCGCATGATCTTCATCAGCAAGATCACGTGCTTCTCCATCTGGATCCTGGCCTTTGTCCTCTCCATCCCAGAACTGGTCCACAGTGGAGTGAACTCATCCGAGACCCCCCGCTGCTCCATCATTGCCACCACCGACTTGCACAAGTTCGACACCGGCATCAAAGTGTCCCAGATGGTCTTTGGCTTCCTAGTACCCCTGTTGGTCATGTCCTTCTGCTACTTTGTCATCGTCAAGACCTTGCTCCAGGCCCGTAACTTTGAGAAGAACAAGGCCATCAAGGTCATCATCGCTGTGGTGATAGTCTTCATCGTCTTCCAGCTGCCTTACAATGGTGTCATGTTGGCCAAGACCATCTCAGCTTTCAACAATACTGACAGCCAGTGTGAGAAGAGTAAGCAGCTGGACGTGGCAGACGACGTGACCTACACTCTGGCCTGCTTCCGCTGCTGCCTCAACCCCTTCCTCTATGCCTTCATTGGCGTCAAATTCCGCAACGACCTCTTCAAGCTTCTCAAGGAGCTGGGTTGCCTGAGCCAGGAGCAGCTCTGGCAGCTGTCGTCCTGCAGGGAGAGCAGGCGGTTCTCCATTGCTATGGAGACAGAGACAACCACCACTTTCTCACCATGA